In Nitrosopumilus sp., the genomic stretch GAACTTGCAGCGCTTGTACATCTGAAACTTGTAACAATACATCCTTTCGGAGACGGAAACGGTCGCATCACAAGACTTGTAATGAACTTTGTATTAAACAGGAAAAAATATCCTCTGTTTGACATTCCATACGAGAACAGAAACAGCTACTACAATGCGTTGGAAAGGTCACAAGTCAAAAAGGATGACAAGGTATTTCTCCAGTGGTTTGTAAAGCGCTACACAAAGGAATACCAGAGATATCTCAAATGATATATTAGAATTTAAAGAAGAAATATCAAAAAATGAAATAGCATCATACCACTAATTTATCTAACATCGTTAGACAATCCTAATTTGTTAATTGATGTATATTATGAATATTTTATCCACAAATCTTTATTGAAATCATACATATGTACTACAAATTTAATAGGAAAAAACACCATTGAAAAAATTGACAGAACAGTAATAGATGAATTTTTAAAAGAATTAGTATCTGAGAAAAAAATTAGGACTCTGGTTGAACTAATTCAACTTTTTGCTGTTGTTTATCATAGAACTCGTTGATCTCACTTGAAGGAATGTAGAACGTGGCAGATACTATGTCTCCTACTTTTGCATTACATTCAGATACAACTACACTAGTTCCGTATTGAGATTCTGCGACACACCCATCTTCGGTAACTGCAATAACTGTAACATCCTCAGTTACTTGAATTGGGATCCAATTCCATGGAGTAATTGTAAAAATTACAGCAACAGATAACCCTACTATCAACATAGCCATTAAAACACGGCGAGAAAGTTTTGTTCCCATTATACCGATTACTGGGAATATCTTATGTAACTAGATTAGACAATTGTCATCATTGAAAACCAGATCATAAAAATATCTGTTTCTTTATATGTGAAAAACCCAATCAAAATTTAATGAATACGCAACTTACAGTAGCATTCAGTATCGTACTATTTCTGACAGTTGCTGTTGTAACATCCGTTGATCTTTTAGAGACAGCTGATGCTGCAAAATCACAAGGAAATCCTTTGCCTGAAACTAGTTCGAAGAAAGTTTGTGGCGATAAATTATGTTCTGAAGTAAAATCTTCTGAAGACAAAGCAAAACACGGTGAATCCTCACATGAAGACAAAGCAAAACACGGTGAATCCTCACATGAAGACAAAGCAAAACACGGTGAATCCTCACATGAAGACAAAGCAAAACACGGTGAAGACAAAGCAAAACACGGTGAATCCTCACATGAAGGAGAAAACAAGATGAAGGAAAGACATCTTCAATTGTTAGAACAAATGAAATCTATGAGTAAAATGGAGATGATTGATTCTATGAAGTCTATGATGTCTGAACACCATGATAAGAAAATTGAAAAGATGAGTCAAATGGATGTACCAGAACTTCTAAAACACATAGAGAAAATGCTCGATAAAATGAGCAAAGATGATCATTCTGATATGGATGATGCACACCATGAAGATGAACTAACAAAATTCCAAACTGCAGAACTCCTTTCTAAACAACATCTAAAAACATTTGATGAATTGGATTTTGATGTGTTTACAAACCAGAAATGGGATAGATTGCATGAAAGCCACTCAAGTGATATTATTGTACACTGGCCTGATGGTCGTACAACTACTGGAATAGAACCACACATTGAAGATTTGAAAGCAATGTTTGTTTGGGCCCCTGATACTAGAATAGAACAACATCCTATCAAGATTGCATCTGGACCTTGGACAAGTGTGATTGGGGTAATTGAGGGAACCTTTACTGAACCTATGCAATTGCCTGATGGAACTGTTGTTCAGCCTACTGGAAAATCTTACAAACTTAACATGGCTACAGTTGGTTACTGGGAAAATGGCGTCATGACTGAGGAATACTTGTTCTGGGATAATCTGGAATTCATGAAGCAAATAGGATTGGCATAGTGTCTTTTCCTTTTTATTTAATTCACAAAATATTATGTGCATCAAAGGAATATTTGAAATTAAGAGCGTCAAACTTAACGTACAATTCATTTCCTCCCTTGGTTTAACACCATACCCATTTTTCAAAAAAATGTTCTAGCCCCACAGTGGGGATGGAGTTTACAGTAGTTAATTCAAAACCTGTTGTCTATTCACATCCCTTTTCTGAAAATACCCAAGCTTACAAAATAGATCCGATATACATAGAGAATCCAAATACTGGTGAAATGGTTTTGGATATTGATTCGATGCAACAAGTATTGGCAGTTTTAGAGAGTTGCGCAAATGATTCTCCACAAGAAAGAATGGCAAACCCTCTAAGATATACAAATGACACTCATGTACTTCTAAATCTTGGTTGTGAATGGAAATCTGTTGGAAAGTATCTGGGAGTAGAAAATGAAAACTAGACTTTTGATATTTGTTGTTGGAATTATCATTGCATCATCAATTGTTTTTATGATTATTCTGGTCTGATTTAGGTTTATTTCTCACATATCACCTGACTATTCTGACTGCCATCATACAATGAAACTATTGCATCAAGGTCACACTCAGAGATATACGGATAATCAGTACCTATTACAGGATGCATCAGATCTTCTGGTGCAGTAGAATGAGCAAGTCCCAAAGCATGTCCCATCTCGTGCCTGACTATTGTGGAAAGATCCACATCCGATAGCCTGTCAATATCATACACTGTAATCTTTGCCTTTAGCATTTGGTGGTTTGATTCGTCTGCTATTGCTGTAGTGTATGCTGTGTATCCGTCTGCACTTGCGTCATTTGTCAGTTGGATTACAACATCTCCAGTTTCACGATCTGTAGAATCAAACTTTTGTATTCTATGATTGCTGGTGTCTGCCACGTAGATGTTATTTGCATGAAACACAACATCTTCGGGAGTTTTAAAATCCCCATTACCAGTTCCGGACTGACCAAACTCAAAATCAAAAACAGGAAAAACTACAGCATATGACAGATCAAATACAACAACATATAACACCACAGAAATTACTACAATAACTGCAAAATAATTTTGAATGCAAAATGCCATTGTTTTTGAATATTAACGGATAATAGATAAAACTAGTGTTAAAAATCAAACATCTCACTTTCCATTTTGGAGTAAATTCATATCTTTAGTCTGTAAAAGTAATGATGTTTGGGGGATAACAAATTATTACAAACAGAAGCAGGAACTTCATTCATGAATTCATTTAATGAATTCTATTATTCTTAGTCCAATTATTGCACTTAGCTGCGGATAGAGATGCTATTCCAAATCTTCACAGTTCCGCAACTCTGACAGTCCTTAAAACCTAAAACAACTGTATACTGCTGTAAACAAATGTCTAGAACTGTTTCTGCACGTATACCAAATGACTTGCATGAAGAATTACGAGAAAGATGCAATCTTGTTGGAGAATCAATCAATGATTTTGTAACTGCGTGTATTGAGGTAGATCTGCACAATTCATGTGACTTTGATTTTGGTGATGAAGTTGCAGATGAATTGGAAAGACAAAAGGAAGAATTCAAGAAAAATTCAAAGATTGTGAACTAATCTATTAAGATTCTATTTTCAAACTGATGTGTAATCAGTTGATTGCTTCATTAATTTTCTCAGTATCTGTAAACTGCCTGAATTGAATTATTTTGTTATCTTTGATATGATATACATGTGAAAAAGAAGTCTCAAATGATTTGCCCTTTTTTGAGATTCCATGATATTTGCCAGTTACCATAACATGATCTTTCATATCTGAAATATGTTCTGGTGTTGCATGAAATTCTTTAAAGTTTGATAGCATTTTTGGAAAGTATTCTTTGAAAATCGCATCTTTGCCTACAAACCTTCCCCCGTTTGGCATACCTTCTGATAACTGCCATTCAATGTTTTCGTCACACAAAGCAAGATAGGTCTCTTTGTCTTTGTTTTTGAAAGCATGATAGAATTTTTTTATTAACTCTTCATTTGACACGACATTCGATTTTTTAATTTATTAATATCCTGATCTATTTAGATTCAATTTCTCACTCTTTAACGTCGTGGAACTTAAAAAAGGACACTAGAGGGATGGACCGGATGGGATTTGAACCCACGACCTTTGCGGGAAAAAATTCCTTACGCAGTGTGAGTGCGTCATCCAAACCAAACTAGACGACCGGTCCAACGAATCTACTAAAAGACGAGTTTTTTTGTCTTTAGGTTTTGTCATTATACTGTTATTACCTTGACCTTTTCTACTGATTTTGAGAATAACACTCATGTCCCTTCAAGAATTTGATGCGTTAATTAACAGAATGAAATTGGCATACGACTATGCCGATAATTTAGGACAGTATGTAGAGGCAGCTAAAGTTCTTTATCAAATGAATGATCAATTGCCCGATGATCTTCAATTATACTTGGAGGAACTTGACAATCCCGAATCTGCTAAATCATTTATCATGAAATACAATAACGAATTAAAATCTGCCATTGTAAGTTATCGACAAAGATTGATGAATTTTTAGTCCTATTTCTTTACGCCCAGATTTCTATTCTTTAATCTCAAGTATGGATTTCTGCACTTTCTACATCGTGATGCGCCAATATCGTTTCTGCATCCGCATTTGAAGCAAATTCTCATGACGAGACGGGCTTGCTGTGCAATTCGTTTCTTTTCTGGGTCTGTAATGGGCATTTAATTGACTCCTGAATCTCTCTCTTTTATTTTAATCGGATTTTTCCATTTTTCCTGCTAATAATACTGGTACTTCGGCAGGTCTTTTTGCTACAGGGATGTTTGCCTTGTTAAACATTGAAATCTTGGACTCTGCTGACCCATACGTTCCCATTACTATTGCACCTGCATGTCCCATTCTCTTTTCTTTGGGGGCCGCTCTTCCTGCAATGTATGCTACGGTGGGCTTGTTAAATCCACTATCCATAATTCTTTGAGCTAAAATTTCCTCCGAGTCTCCGCCTATTTCCCCAACCACTACCATTCCTTCCAAGTCCGGAATGTCTTTCACCATTTCAAAGGCGTCAATCAATCTTGTTCCATTAATCGGATCTCCTCCAATTCCGATGGTGATTGATTGACCAAACCCTGCATTGGTTAACGCATCTGAAATTTCATAAAGTAAGGTTCCACTTTTTGATAATACTGCAATCTTTCCTGCTTTGAATGGCATTGGTGGCATAATTCCAATTTTGATTAATTCTGGAAT encodes the following:
- a CDS encoding ester cyclase; translated protein: MNTQLTVAFSIVLFLTVAVVTSVDLLETADAAKSQGNPLPETSSKKVCGDKLCSEVKSSEDKAKHGESSHEDKAKHGESSHEDKAKHGESSHEDKAKHGEDKAKHGESSHEGENKMKERHLQLLEQMKSMSKMEMIDSMKSMMSEHHDKKIEKMSQMDVPELLKHIEKMLDKMSKDDHSDMDDAHHEDELTKFQTAELLSKQHLKTFDELDFDVFTNQKWDRLHESHSSDIIVHWPDGRTTTGIEPHIEDLKAMFVWAPDTRIEQHPIKIASGPWTSVIGVIEGTFTEPMQLPDGTVVQPTGKSYKLNMATVGYWENGVMTEEYLFWDNLEFMKQIGLA
- a CDS encoding matrixin family metalloprotease translates to MAFCIQNYFAVIVVISVVLYVVVFDLSYAVVFPVFDFEFGQSGTGNGDFKTPEDVVFHANNIYVADTSNHRIQKFDSTDRETGDVVIQLTNDASADGYTAYTTAIADESNHQMLKAKITVYDIDRLSDVDLSTIVRHEMGHALGLAHSTAPEDLMHPVIGTDYPYISECDLDAIVSLYDGSQNSQVICEK
- a CDS encoding YlcI/YnfO family protein — translated: MSRTVSARIPNDLHEELRERCNLVGESINDFVTACIEVDLHNSCDFDFGDEVADELERQKEEFKKNSKIVN
- a CDS encoding nuclear transport factor 2 family protein — encoded protein: MSNEELIKKFYHAFKNKDKETYLALCDENIEWQLSEGMPNGGRFVGKDAIFKEYFPKMLSNFKEFHATPEHISDMKDHVMVTGKYHGISKKGKSFETSFSHVYHIKDNKIIQFRQFTDTEKINEAIN
- a CDS encoding 50S ribosomal protein L40e, producing the protein MPITDPEKKRIAQQARLVMRICFKCGCRNDIGASRCRKCRNPYLRLKNRNLGVKK
- a CDS encoding CoA-binding protein, which produces MTDIFGLLKGKPGEPDYEKKGVIVQGITGSYGSLHAANMMAYGTNVVAGVTPGKGGQTWNDSVPIYNTMQEAVDKTNAKISIIFVPAKFFLGAAKEALEAGIKLLVAIPEHVPIRDTMETLELANKKGAVVIGPNTPGIMIPELIKIGIMPPMPFKAGKIAVLSKSGTLLYEISDALTNAGFGQSITIGIGGDPINGTRLIDAFEMVKDIPDLEGMVVVGEIGGDSEEILAQRIMDSGFNKPTVAYIAGRAAPKEKRMGHAGAIVMGTYGSAESKISMFNKANIPVAKRPAEVPVLLAGKMEKSD